Genomic window (Bacillaceae bacterium S4-13-56):
TGGACCAGGCAAAAACGGTGAAATGGACTTGGGTTATAGTATTCTCCCAGGCTATCAAGGTAATGGATATGCAACTGAAATGGCAATTGCAATGGTTAAATGGGGATTGAAGCAACCAAAGGTTAAAAAGATAACAGCCAGTTGTTCAAGTGAAAACCATCCATCTATACGAGTTTTAGAAAAACTAGGATTTAAAAAAATTGGCACTGAGGACAATGAAATTTATTGGGCGATTGATAATATGTGAAATAATGTACTTAAATTAACGGGTGGCTTTAGTTCAACAAGGAGTTGTCTTTTCAGCAGCTCCTATTGTGCTAAAGGAACAGGATAATTTAATAAGGGAGTGGACTATGATTTGGCTAATAAGTTGAATTTATATTCATTATTTGTATGTCTGGTATGTTGGATATTATTTCTACTATTAGGATTTAGTGGCGTCGGAAATTATGTGAAATCACTTTCAATACCTTGGGATATCATACTGGGATTAACAGCAATTTCACTTATTTTAAGTGTTATAGGTTTTAAAGGAATTAAAAACAAAATAACTGCAATAAGAAGCTTTTTTACTGTTTCCCTAAATGTAATACTTTTATCAGTAGAAATATTCATCATCACTGTTGGGAAAATGTTCAGCTAATTGAACAAACGGGAGCGCGCGACAAGTTCTGCAATAAGCGTTTTAAGCGTGAAATGCAGGGAATTCACTAGATGAATTCTAACTTTACAAGGGAGGATAGGAATGACGGAACCATGTTTCCTGAAACTATCCCATCAATACTCCTGCGTGCGTTATGATTAACAGGTCATAGGGTGCGAAGCACAGGTGGATTCGGTTGAACGAAGGCTGAAGCCATTCTATAGGAAAAAGGTATGCTGACGGATAGACCGCATGGCTGAAAAACTAGATACGGTGAGAATAGTTCTAATAGCGAAAAGAACTGACGAACTTCCGAAGGTAAGGGTCTAAAGTTAGGACATAAAGGAAACTTATGTACCTTCTTGCGAAGGGGTGAGTAGTGTAGAGTAAGAATGCTCCCTATGAAATACACCATACCGAACAATGGCGGTATCCAGCTCACAGGCTCAAAGGAAGCACCTACTTCTAGAATTGATAGCTACTTTGTAAGGTACTTGGGAAGCAAGAAACATCGAAACAGGGTCTGTTATCCTAGATGGTTGCTATAAGTATAAAACGAAATGTATTTATTCTTGCGAAGGTAGGGGTACGACCGACGAACCTTCTGTAATGGGAGTGGAGGAACAGCCCCAAGTCTAGTAATATTAACGATTATTTTCCTAACGTGAATTGCACCGATCTGGTAAGAATGTGGGAACATCACCTCAGAGAGGAAGATGCCACAGTGCAAACGCTACGATATTGGGATTACTATGATATGACAGAAACTTTTTCTGAACTCTATGATAAATCGTCTAATAAGGAATCATTCTCTCATTTATACGATATCATTACTTCTAGGAAAAATATTCTGCTAGCCTATCGAACGATAAAAACGAATAAGGGCTCAAAGACTGCTGGAACAGATAAGAAAACGATTGATGATGTAAAGGTACTATCGGAAAATGAAATCGTTTATGAAATCCAAGACAAGTTAAAGAATTATCGCCCTAAAAAAGTAAGGCGGAAATTAATCGAGAAAGAAAATGGCAAATGGAGACCTCTAGGCATTCCATGTATGATAGATAGAATTATTCAACAATGTTTCAAACAAGTACTAGAACCCATTATGGAAGCAAGATTCTATAAACACAGCTACGGCTTCAGACCTTTACGGTCTACGCACCATGCGATGGCTAGGGTACAATTCCTCATTAATCAAGCGTCGCTTCATTATGTGGTAGATATTGATATTAAAGGATTTTTTGACAATATCAATCATAACCGACTAATAAAACAACTTTGGAATATAGGAATCCATGACCGCCAGGTCTTGTCCTGTATTTCCAAGATGCTAAAAGCTGAAATAGACGGAGAAGGTGTTCCTACAAAAGGCGCTCCTCAAGGTGGGCTTTTATCACCACTACTCTCAAATGTGGTGTTAAATGATTTAGACCATTGGGTAGCGAAACAGTGGGAGTTCTTCCCTCTCATTAAAGAATACAAAACTCGTGAAGGCGAATTATATGCAAAAAAGCGAACGAAATTAAAAGAGGGCTACCTTGTCCGTTATGCGGACGACTTCAAAATACTATGTCGTGATTGGAAAACGGCGCAGAAGTGGTATCATGCTGTAAGGTTATATTTGAAACAGCGGTTGAAACTAGATATTTCTCCAGAAAAATCTCAAGTTATAAATCTAAGAAAAAGAAAGTCCGAATTTCTTGGGTTTACGATCCGTGCGAACAGAAAAGGAAAAAAGAGAGTTGCACACACAGGCTTAAAAGAAAACAAAAAACGTAAAATTAAAGAAACATTTAAAAAATACGTTCGAAGATTAAAAGTCTCTCCAACTACTCAAAATGCGTTACTCTTTAACAGTTTTG
Coding sequences:
- the ltrA gene encoding group II intron reverse transcriptase/maturase, giving the protein MQTLRYWDYYDMTETFSELYDKSSNKESFSHLYDIITSRKNILLAYRTIKTNKGSKTAGTDKKTIDDVKVLSENEIVYEIQDKLKNYRPKKVRRKLIEKENGKWRPLGIPCMIDRIIQQCFKQVLEPIMEARFYKHSYGFRPLRSTHHAMARVQFLINQASLHYVVDIDIKGFFDNINHNRLIKQLWNIGIHDRQVLSCISKMLKAEIDGEGVPTKGAPQGGLLSPLLSNVVLNDLDHWVAKQWEFFPLIKEYKTREGELYAKKRTKLKEGYLVRYADDFKILCRDWKTAQKWYHAVRLYLKQRLKLDISPEKSQVINLRKRKSEFLGFTIRANRKGKKRVAHTGLKENKKRKIKETFKKYVRRLKVSPTTQNALLFNSFVLGIHNYFNRATHVYPEFSRLAFEVRAFSYNRLKTVGKHTHPSNAPPTYKKFYSLGAKTFRIANVYLFPLADVKTKNAMNFSQNLSPFTEEGRAKIHKQLRLDIQREIALLMESKIQTRSVEYMDNRISRYSMKMGKCEITGVFLQSHEVHCHHYIPLHLGGNDSFNNLRILHKDIHTAIHQTDEKAIHSRLTTFNLTKPMKEKLNHFREKCGLKPII